A genome region from Natranaeroarchaeum sulfidigenes includes the following:
- a CDS encoding phosphonate ABC transporter ATP-binding protein, with product MALTVQHLTKRYDDDVAVSDVSITLQDGELTVLVGRSGAGKTTLVRCLNGLEQPDEGTVSLDGYEPSVTDIALVFQSGALLDSKSVLDNVLDGSLGREPTWRELLGWHDPAEKRAAIERLHAVGLDGYADRPVRTLSGGQRQRVGIARALQQEPAVLLADEPVASLDPATAGSVLDRLAAVVHDQDLVGVVSLHQPELARGVADRYLGLADGELVLDAPAEDVDADRIAEVYDRDIR from the coding sequence GTGGCGCTTACAGTCCAGCACCTTACGAAACGGTACGACGACGACGTTGCCGTTAGTGACGTCTCGATAACGCTTCAGGACGGTGAACTCACGGTTCTCGTCGGCCGCTCGGGCGCGGGTAAAACCACACTGGTCCGGTGTCTGAACGGACTGGAACAGCCCGACGAAGGGACGGTCTCACTGGACGGCTACGAACCTAGCGTCACCGACATCGCACTCGTCTTTCAGTCCGGAGCGCTGCTCGACTCGAAATCGGTGCTGGACAACGTTCTGGACGGCTCACTCGGGCGCGAGCCGACCTGGCGGGAACTACTCGGCTGGCACGATCCGGCGGAGAAACGCGCCGCGATCGAACGCCTCCACGCGGTCGGTCTGGACGGCTACGCCGACCGTCCGGTCCGGACGCTCTCGGGAGGCCAGCGCCAGCGCGTCGGTATCGCCCGTGCGCTCCAGCAGGAGCCTGCAGTCCTGCTCGCGGACGAGCCGGTCGCCAGCCTCGATCCGGCGACGGCCGGATCCGTTCTCGATCGACTCGCCGCGGTGGTTCACGACCAAGATCTCGTCGGGGTGGTGAGCCTGCACCAGCCCGAACTCGCCCGGGGTGTTGCTGATCGGTATCTCGGGCTGGCGGATGGCGAACTCGTGCTCGACGCGCCCGCCGAGGACGTCGATGCCGACCGCATCGCGGAGGTGTACGATCGTGACATCCGGTAA
- a CDS encoding phosphate/phosphite/phosphonate ABC transporter substrate-binding protein, translating into MNRRTYLGAVATGAVAGVAGCLGSSEEIDADEYPVAAWADGEIEFGLPPFQDAEELQRNYGGTFEWLEDGFDELTVEGTPTTDYSAVVESVLQGHTEIANLSPIIFSLAMDDGVHPLAINWSHGSDAYHTYIATRAETDIETLDDLDDRTIGMVDPFSASGGIFPRYTLSEAGLDAGTVETEPGDFDIDWAGGHDAALRVLEEGHVDAAAYGDFQHPDDDNIVKIAESDPIPFDVVTATPDTPDDVVEALRERIQATPDEYLEEHRVDQYGEYDASLYEQVREIAEEMGVDIETLDEAEGDD; encoded by the coding sequence ATGAACCGACGTACGTATCTGGGAGCGGTTGCGACCGGCGCAGTCGCCGGCGTAGCTGGCTGTCTTGGGTCCAGTGAAGAGATCGACGCTGACGAGTATCCCGTTGCTGCCTGGGCCGACGGTGAAATCGAGTTCGGCCTCCCGCCGTTCCAGGACGCAGAAGAACTCCAGCGAAACTACGGCGGAACGTTCGAGTGGCTCGAAGATGGCTTCGACGAACTGACCGTCGAGGGGACGCCGACCACCGACTACAGCGCGGTGGTCGAGAGCGTCCTGCAGGGCCACACCGAGATCGCAAACCTCTCGCCGATCATCTTCTCGCTGGCGATGGACGACGGCGTCCATCCGCTGGCGATCAACTGGTCGCACGGTTCCGATGCCTATCACACCTACATCGCGACGCGGGCCGAGACGGATATCGAGACGCTTGACGATCTCGACGACAGGACGATCGGAATGGTCGACCCGTTCTCGGCGAGCGGGGGTATCTTCCCACGCTACACGCTCTCGGAGGCCGGACTCGACGCCGGGACGGTCGAGACGGAGCCGGGTGACTTCGACATCGACTGGGCGGGAGGCCACGACGCCGCGCTCCGCGTGCTCGAGGAAGGTCACGTCGACGCCGCCGCATACGGCGACTTTCAGCACCCCGACGACGACAATATCGTGAAGATCGCCGAGAGCGACCCCATCCCGTTCGACGTCGTCACCGCGACGCCGGACACCCCCGACGACGTCGTCGAGGCACTCCGCGAGCGAATTCAGGCCACGCCCGACGAGTATCTCGAAGAGCACCGCGTCGACCAGTACGGCGAGTACGACGCGAGCCTGTACGAACAGGTCCGTGAAATCGCCGAGGAGATGGGCGTCGACATCGAGACCCTCGACGAAGCCGAAGGCGACGACTAA